In Pseudomonas abieticivorans, the genomic window GATGAGTTGATGCTGATTGGCGGCGCGCAGCTTTACGAATTGGGCTTGGCGCAGGCCGATCGGCTATACCTGACCCGCGTGGCTCTGAGCCCAGCGGGGGATGCGTGGTTTCCGGCGTTCGACGAGGCCCAATGGGCGCTGGTTTCGAACACCGAGAACCCGGCGGTAGATGGCGCGCCGGCGTACAACTTCGAGGTGTGGGAGCGGGCTTGAAGCTTCGCCGATGAATCCGCTCTGTATGAGCGAATTCATCCGCGAAAAGCGCGCCGCCGTATCAAGCCTGTGCAAGCTCCGCATGCTCATCGGCCTTGAGCAGCGCCTGATCGGTTTGCCCCATGATCTGGCTGGTGATGGTGCCCGCCGTCATCGAACCGCTCACGTTCAGCGCCGTGCGCCCCATGTCGATCAATGGCTCGACGGAAATCAGCAGCGCCACCAACGACACCGGCAAGCCCATGGCGGGCAGCACGATCAGCGCGGCAAACGTTGCGCCGCCGCCGACACCGGCCACGCCAGCCGAACTCAGGGTAACGATGGCTACAAGGGTGGCGATCCACAGCGGGTCCAGCGGGTTGATGCCCACGGTGGGCGCAACCATCACCGCCAGCATGGCCGGGTATAAGCCGGCGCAGCCGTTCTGGCCGATGGTGGCGCCAAACGAGGCGGCAAAGCTGGCGATGGACTGCGGGATACCCAGGCGGCGCGTTTGTGCCTCGATGCTCAGTGGGATCGCGGCGGCGCTGGAACGGCTGGTAAAGGCGAAAGTCAGCACCGGCCAGACCTTGCGCAGGTAGCGCAGCGGATGCACCCCGGCCAGGGCCAGCAGCAGGCCGTGCACGGCAAACATCAGCGCCAGGCCGAGGTAGCTCACCACCACGAAGCTGCCCAACTTGATGATGTCCGCCAGGTTGGAGCCGGCCACTACCTTGGTCATCAACGCCAGCACACCGTAGGGCGTGAGCTTCATCACCAGGCGTACCAGGCGCATCACCCAGGCTTGCAGAGTGTCGATGGCGTTGATCACTTTTTGACCTTTTTCAACATCATCCTTGAGCAACTGCAACGCCGCCACGCCCAGGAACGCGGCGAAAATCACCACGCTGATGATCGACGTGGGCTTGGCCCGCGCCAGGTCACCCACCGGGTTCTGCGGGATGAATGACAGCAGCAATTGCGGGATATTCAGCTCCGCCACCTTGCCGGCGTAATCACTCTGGATGGTTTGCATGCGCGCCAGTTCCTGGGTACCGGCCACCAGGCCTTCGGCAGTCAGGCCGAACAGGTTGGTCAGGCCGATGCCGATCAAGGCGGCGATCATAGTAGTGAACAACAGCGTGCCGATGGTCAGGAAGCTGATCTTGCCCAGGGACGAGGCGTTGTGCAGCCGCGCCACGGCGCTGAGGATCGAGGCAAAGATCAGCGGCATCACGATCATCTGCAACAACTGCACGTAACCGTTGCCAACCAGGTCGAGCCAACCGATGGTCGATTTCAGTACCGGGCTGCCGTCACCGTAGACGGTATGCAGGCCAGCGCCGAAGAGCACGCCCAGCACCAGGCCGAGCAACACCTTCTTCGCCAGGCTCCAGGCGCTGCGACGGGTTTGCGCCAGGGCCAGCAGCAACGCCGCGAACACCAGCAAGTTGAGGAACAAGGGCAGATTCATTGAAGCTCCAGGACAATTCGAATGCGTGGCACCTCTGTGGGCGCTGGCTAACCGTCAATCCTAACACCCTGAATTCATTGGAGATTAGAACGAGATGGAATGAAATAGGTCGTTTCTGGAATAAGCCGCTGACGTTTCTGGAAATGCAGGTGGCGTTTTCTGAACGTGGCCGGTCGTGCTCAGGCGGGAGTTGTCACAAGGGTTTGCTAGTTTCACGGCACCATTCTAGGAGTAATGCCGATGAAGTTCGCGCCGAAACTGATTGCCGCCGCCTTGGCCGTTGCGCTCGCCAGCCCCGTGTTCGCCACCGAGCTCAAGCACTGGCCTGCCGATGCCGCCAAACAACTGGACGCCATGATCGCCGCCAATGCCAACAAGGGCAATTTCGCGGTATTCGACATGGACAACACCAGTTACCGCTATGACCTGGAAGAGTCGCTGCTGCCCTTTTTGGAAAACAAGGGCGTGCTGACCCGTGAAAAGCTTGATCCATCGCTCAAGTTGATCCCTTTCAAAGACACCGCCGACCATAAAGAAAGCCTGTTCAGCTACTACTATCGGCTGTGCGAAATCGACGACATGGTCTGCTACCCCTGGGTAGCCCAGGTGTTTTCCGGCTTCACCCTCAAGCAGCTCAAGGGCTACGTGGATGAGTTGATGGCTTCCGGCAAGCCGGTGCCGAGTACTTATTACGAAGGCGACGTGGTGAAAACCATCAACGTCGAACCGCCGAAAGTCTTTACCGGCCAAGCCGAATTATTTAACAAGCTGATGGAAAACGGCATCGAGGTCTACGTGATGACCGCCGCATCGGAAGAGCTGGTGCGCATGGTCGCGGCCGATCCCAAGTATGGCTACAACGTAAAACCACAGAATGTGATTGGCGTGACCACGCTGCTCAAAGACCCCAAGACCGGTGCACTGACCACCGCGCGCAAGCAGATTGCCGAAGGCAAGTACGACGAGAAAGCCAACTTGGGGATGGAACTGACGCCCTACCTGTGGACCCCGGCCACCTGGATGGCAGGCAAGCAGGCGGCGATCCTGACCTATATCGACCAGTGGAAAAAACCGGTGATCGTCGGTGGCGATACGCCTAGCAGCGACGGCTACATGCTGTTCCACAGCGTTGACGTGGCCAAGGGCGGCGTGCACTTGTGGGTGAACCGCAAGGCCAAGTACATGGATCAGTTGAACGGCATGATCAAGAACAATGCCGAGGCGCAGGCCAAGGAAGGGTTGCCGGTGACGGCGGACAAGAACTGGGTGATTGTGAAGCCTGAAGAGATTCAATAACCGGCAATAACATGACCGGTAGGAGCGGATTCATCCGCGAAGCAGGCGGCGCGTTCTTGCCTGAACCACTGCGGCGATCGTTTCGCGGATAAATCCGCTACAGGAGCGAATCTATCCGCGAAACAGGCGCTGGGATCAGATCCCGTCCAGCATCGCCTTGTTACGCACTGCACCCTTGTCGGCACTGGTGGCCAGCAGGGCATAGGCCTTCAGGGCGGTGGTCACCTTACGTGGCCGCACTTCAACTGGCTTCCAGCCTTTCTTGTCTTGCTCGGCGCGACGTGCCGCCAGTTCTTCGTCGCTGACCAACAGGTTGATCGAACGGTTCGGAATGTCGATCAGCACTTTGTCGCCATCTTGCACCAGGCCGATCGCGCCGCCTGCGGCAGCTTCCGGCGAAGCGTGGCCGATGGACAGGCCCGAGGTGCCGCCCGAGAAACGACCGTCGGTGAGCAGGGCGCAGGCCTTGCCCAGGCCCTTGGACTTCAGGTACGAGGTGGGGTAGAGCATCTCTTGCATGCCCGGGCCGCCTTTCGGGCCTTCGTAGCGGATGATCACGATGTCGCCGGCCTTCACTTCGTCGGCGAGGATGCCGCGTACCGCGCTGTCCTGGCTTTCGAAGATTTTGGCGTTGCCTTCGAACACATGGATCGATTCGTCGACGCCGGCGGTTTTCACCACGCAGCCGTCCAGGGCGATGTTGCCGTACAGCACGGCCAGGCCGCCTTCTTGCGAGTAAGCGTGTTCGACACTGCGGATGCAGCCGTTTTCACGGTCATCGTCCAGTGTTTCCCAGCGCGTCGACTGGCTGAAAGCGGTTTGCGTCGGGATGCCTGCGGGGCCGGCCTTGAAGAAGTGGTGCACCGCTTCGTCGTCGGTCTGGGTGATGTCCCACTTGGCGATGCCTTCGGCCATGCTTTTGCTGTGCACGGTAGGCAGCTCTGTGTGCAACAAGCCGCCACGGGCCAGGGAGCCGAGGATGCTGAAGATGCCGCCGGCGCGGTGCACGTCTTCCATGTGGTACTTCTGGATATTCGGCGCAACCTTGCACAGTTGCGGCACGTGACGGGACAGGCGGTCGATGTCGCGCAGGTCGAAATCGATCTCGGCCTCCTGGGCGGCGGCCAGCAAGTGCAGGATGGTGTTGGTGGACCCGCCCATGGCGATGTCCAGGGTCATGGCGTTCTCGAACGCCTTGAAGTTGGCGATGTTACGCGGCAGCACGGAGTCGTCGTTGTCGCCGTAGTAGCGCTGGCACAGGTCGACGATGGTACGGCCGGCCTGCAGGAACAGCTGTTCGCGGTCGCTGTGGGTAGCCAGGGTGGAACCGTTGCCCGGCAATGCCAGGCCCAGGGCTTCTACCAGGCAGTTCATGGAGTTGGCGGTGAACATGCCCGAGCATGAACCGCACGTTGGGCAGGCGCTGCGCTCGTATTCAGCGACTTTCTCGTCAGAAGCGCTGGAATCGGCGGCGATCACCATGGCGTCGACCAGGTCCAGGCCGTGGCTGGCCAGTTTGGTCTTGCCGGCTTCCATCGGGCCGCCGGACACGAAGATCACCGGGATGTTCAGGCGCAAGGCGGCCATCAGCATGCCGGGGGTGATCTTGTCGCAGTTGGAAATGCACACGATGGCGTCGGCGCAGTGGGCGTTGACCATGTACTCCACGGAGTCGGCGATGATCTCGCGGCTCGGCAGCGAGTACAGCATGCCGTCGTGGCCCATGGCGATGCCGTCGTCGACGGCAATGGTGTTGAACTCTTTAGCCACGCCACCGGCGCGTTCGATCTCGCGGGCGACCAGTTGCCCCAGGTCTTTAAGGTGCACGTGGCCCGGTACGAACTGGGTGAACGAGTTGGCAATGGCGATGATCGGCTTTTTGAAGTCGGCATCTTTCATCCCCGTGGCGCGCCACAGGGCACGTGCGCCGGCCATGTTGCGGCCATGGGTGGACGTTTTCGAACGGTAATCAGGCATGGAGCACTCCGGGCGGCTAATCAGGTAACAAAGTGGGAGTGAGCTTCTCGTGTCCTTGGTGCGCTCGGCAGGTGGCCGAATGCACGGATGAGGTCGGTGACGCCACGGGATCGCCGCGCGCTCGACCTGAGCTCATAAACCCGCCGGGGGATGATTGGCGATGAATAGGCCGATTCTACACCGCTGGCGCCAGGAAGGAACGCTGTGACCGATCAGGGGAGACTGAAGGCGTTTCTGTAGGACCTTTCTGAATTTTCTTTTCAGGCTTCTTAAGCGGCTATGCGCGGCCACTTTCATGGTTATTATCCCTGCGCCGCATGTGCGGTATGACGAGATACCTCCCTAAATGGACCTCCCCAGTTTCAGTTCGACACGAACAGACAATCTGGCATCGACCGCATCGGCGGTGGGTTTGCCTGTGAGCTGATATCGGCAGGGTCCGATCGCTCCAGGCCACCTGCGCCGGTGTCTGGAGCACGTAAATGAACACTTTAGACTTCGTAGACGCAACCACCGAAAACGCCCGTTACCTCGCCCACCTGCAACGCGAAGACCTGCGCACCCTGAATAGTTATCCACAGGGCAGTGCCGGCGCGGTCATGAGCAGCGAATATTCCACGGTGGAGGCGGGCATGACCGCCACGCAGGCCATCGACGCCTTGCGCCGGGAAGCGGCGGACGCCGAGACCATTTATCAGACCTACGTGCTTGATGAGCGCCGGCACCTGCTGGGCACGTTGTCGCTGCGCGAATTGACCCTGGCGACGCCCACCGTGCTGGTGTCGCACTTGATGATCAAACCGGTGATCAGCGCACGGGTCGACACCCCCCAGGAAGAGGTCGCCCGGCTGATCAGCCAACACGACCTGTTGGCCCTGCCTATCATTAATGAGCACGGGGCCCTGGTGGGTATCGTGACGTGCGACGACGCCATGGACGTGGTGGTCGAGGAGGCCACCGAGGACTTCCACAAAGGTGCCTTGATCGGCAAGCACCTGGGCAACCTAAGCACCGCCACGGTGGGCCTGCTGTACCGCAAGCGCGTGCTCTGGCTGGTGTTGCTGGTGTTCGGCAACCTGTTTTCCGGTGCCGGTATCGCGGCGTTTGAAGACGTGATCGCCGCCAACATTGTCCTGGTGTTTTTCCTGCCCCTGCTGGTGGACAGCGGCGGCAACGCCGGGGCGCAGTCGGCAACCTTGATGGTCCGAGCCCTGGCGACCGGCGAGGTGGTGATGCGCGACTGGCTGCGCCTGCTCTGGCGCGAATGCTCGGTGGCCCTGGCGCTGGGCGCAACCATGGCCGTGGCCGTTGCACTGCTGGGCGCGATGCGCGGCGGCTGGGATGTGTCGCTGGTGGTGGCCAGTAGCATGCTGGTGATCGTGCTGGTGGGGAGCCTGATCGGCATGAGCCTGCCGTTTCTGCTCAACCGCCTGAACATGGACCCGGCAACGGCCAGCGGGCCGCTGATTACCTCGATCGCCGATGCGGCGGGGGTGTTGGTGTATTTCGGGATTGCTTCGGTGGTGTTGGGGCTTTAATGCGGTGGTTGCTGGTTCGCGGATAAAGCCACACCTACAGGGCGGTAAAGCCGCTGCAGCACTAGGAGGCCAACGAGGCTCAACGTGATGAATCCGGTACCCAGTGCGGTTTCGAAGCTTGCGACAACAAAGCTGACGGCCGCGCTGGCCACCCCGCCAATCACAAACACCATGGTGTTGGACATGGAGGCCGCAGTCCCCGCGCAGTCGGGAAACAGCTCCATCGCCCGGGACGTTGCCACCGGGCGCGCAATGGTGGTGCCGGCGGTGCAGATCATCATGGGCAGTAAGACGGTCGCCACACCTCGCTCTGTCAGCACGTCCAAGATCAATAGCGCCAAGCCTGCGCTGCCAATCAGTACCAATCCGATCGTCAACTGTTGCTGAGGCAGGGTGGTTTTCTGCAGCCGATTGGCAATCACCCCGCCTAGCACGTAGGCCGCGCCGTAGCTCAATAGCGCCAGGCCAAACTCGAGTTGCGAGAGCTGGAAGTAATCGAGAAAAATGATCGGCGAAAGCGCGATAAAAGAAAAGTGACAGGTAAAAGCGATAGCAGCGATCAGTGAAAAGCCCATAAATGGGCTGCTTAACACAATGGCCCCATAAGCCTTGAACATGCCTGTGCGGCTTACTGTGTGGTGTTTGTCGCCAGGGAGCGTCGTTGCTGACTGCACCAATATTGCACCGGCAAGCAGTGCAAACAGATAAAAACTGGCGGTCCAACCCAGGGTGGCCTGCAACAACGCCCCGGCCAGCGGTGAGGTTGAAATGAAAAAACCGCTGGCACTGGTCATTAATATCCTGACGCGGTCGCGCTCATGGCTCGTGAAAATATCCTGCACCAAGGCATTCAGCAGTACGAAACAGCCACAGCCTATGGCTTGGAGGGCGCGGAAAATAATGAATGCCGAGAAACTACTGGCGTTGGCGCAGCCGATGGCACCGAGGATCGAAAGGGCCAGGCCTAGGATAAGCAGCCGTTTACGCCCCAATCGATCTGACAGAGGGCCCAAGAAGAACTGCGAAATGGCGACCCCGATGGCGAAGATGCTGATCGACAGGGCGATGTCGGCTGAGGGTGTGTCGAAGTGAGCTGAGAGGGCAGGGAAGGAGGGGAGGATGACATCTAAAGGAAAGACGCCTAGTAGGACCATGCCGATGAGTAAAGCTAGTATCGATTTGTTTTTGTGAGCGTGAGTGTGCGGCTCCACTTTATTCATACGGAAGGCCCGCCTGTAAAAAAAGACTGGCGTAAGTAGGTTCGGAGAAAAAATTTACTTTCCTTAATACGGAAAATGTCATTGATGCCCCGGATGACACCCTCTTATTGGTTGATGTTTCATTGTTTAGTAGGTCATTTATTGTCTCTGCAGCGTCAAGCGATATTCCTGCTTCGATTAATGCTTTGATAAGCCAGTATGAATCGCCGGAAGAAAATATTTTCAAAATTGATGGCAATATTTTGGCAAAAAAATGTTTCTGCTGAGGCGTGCTTTGATGCCAAATCGTCTTAAATAAGTCAGCAAAAAATAGTGCATGCTTTGCTTCATCTTCAAGGTGATCTTGGAACATTGCATGAACAGGTGAGCTATCATAGTTTCTGCATGTTTTACGCGTTTTGAGAACGTGAACCAAGCCTGCTGAAATAGCGCGATTTGGTGGAGGTAAAGTAATGTGGTTGCTGGAGGATTTTTTGAATGATTCAATAGGGGGCGGTTTTGATAGGGTTTCTTTGCAGTGAGCTGAGTACTGCTTTGTCGAGTCGGCTAGGTCGTTGGGTTGGCTCTCCAAGGGAATGCATTTAGTTCCGCTATGAAAAATCTCCGATAAACGATCCCAGCCCCATTCTATCTCGGAGTCGTTGGGGTATTTAATAACTCCAGCATCTAGGAAGTCTTTATCGATTGAACATGTTTGATCGAAAGACTCAGGCGTGGAGATCAACTCGCTTAGCCGATGCTGGTAAGCTATGGATAACTCGAATTGCTGATGGGTTTCACAATTCCAGACTATAAGTGATGGTGGTCTTGCGATGAAAAAAACTTT contains:
- the mgtE gene encoding magnesium transporter, which gives rise to MNTLDFVDATTENARYLAHLQREDLRTLNSYPQGSAGAVMSSEYSTVEAGMTATQAIDALRREAADAETIYQTYVLDERRHLLGTLSLRELTLATPTVLVSHLMIKPVISARVDTPQEEVARLISQHDLLALPIINEHGALVGIVTCDDAMDVVVEEATEDFHKGALIGKHLGNLSTATVGLLYRKRVLWLVLLVFGNLFSGAGIAAFEDVIAANIVLVFFLPLLVDSGGNAGAQSATLMVRALATGEVVMRDWLRLLWRECSVALALGATMAVAVALLGAMRGGWDVSLVVASSMLVIVLVGSLIGMSLPFLLNRLNMDPATASGPLITSIADAAGVLVYFGIASVVLGL
- a CDS encoding MFS transporter gives rise to the protein MNKVEPHTHAHKNKSILALLIGMVLLGVFPLDVILPSFPALSAHFDTPSADIALSISIFAIGVAISQFFLGPLSDRLGRKRLLILGLALSILGAIGCANASSFSAFIIFRALQAIGCGCFVLLNALVQDIFTSHERDRVRILMTSASGFFISTSPLAGALLQATLGWTASFYLFALLAGAILVQSATTLPGDKHHTVSRTGMFKAYGAIVLSSPFMGFSLIAAIAFTCHFSFIALSPIIFLDYFQLSQLEFGLALLSYGAAYVLGGVIANRLQKTTLPQQQLTIGLVLIGSAGLALLILDVLTERGVATVLLPMMICTAGTTIARPVATSRAMELFPDCAGTAASMSNTMVFVIGGVASAAVSFVVASFETALGTGFITLSLVGLLVLQRLYRPVGVALSANQQPPH
- a CDS encoding L-cystine transporter codes for the protein MNLPLFLNLLVFAALLLALAQTRRSAWSLAKKVLLGLVLGVLFGAGLHTVYGDGSPVLKSTIGWLDLVGNGYVQLLQMIVMPLIFASILSAVARLHNASSLGKISFLTIGTLLFTTMIAALIGIGLTNLFGLTAEGLVAGTQELARMQTIQSDYAGKVAELNIPQLLLSFIPQNPVGDLARAKPTSIISVVIFAAFLGVAALQLLKDDVEKGQKVINAIDTLQAWVMRLVRLVMKLTPYGVLALMTKVVAGSNLADIIKLGSFVVVSYLGLALMFAVHGLLLALAGVHPLRYLRKVWPVLTFAFTSRSSAAAIPLSIEAQTRRLGIPQSIASFAASFGATIGQNGCAGLYPAMLAVMVAPTVGINPLDPLWIATLVAIVTLSSAGVAGVGGGATFAALIVLPAMGLPVSLVALLISVEPLIDMGRTALNVSGSMTAGTITSQIMGQTDQALLKADEHAELAQA
- a CDS encoding haloacid dehalogenase-like hydrolase, translated to MKFAPKLIAAALAVALASPVFATELKHWPADAAKQLDAMIAANANKGNFAVFDMDNTSYRYDLEESLLPFLENKGVLTREKLDPSLKLIPFKDTADHKESLFSYYYRLCEIDDMVCYPWVAQVFSGFTLKQLKGYVDELMASGKPVPSTYYEGDVVKTINVEPPKVFTGQAELFNKLMENGIEVYVMTAASEELVRMVAADPKYGYNVKPQNVIGVTTLLKDPKTGALTTARKQIAEGKYDEKANLGMELTPYLWTPATWMAGKQAAILTYIDQWKKPVIVGGDTPSSDGYMLFHSVDVAKGGVHLWVNRKAKYMDQLNGMIKNNAEAQAKEGLPVTADKNWVIVKPEEIQ
- the ilvD gene encoding dihydroxy-acid dehydratase, which encodes MPDYRSKTSTHGRNMAGARALWRATGMKDADFKKPIIAIANSFTQFVPGHVHLKDLGQLVAREIERAGGVAKEFNTIAVDDGIAMGHDGMLYSLPSREIIADSVEYMVNAHCADAIVCISNCDKITPGMLMAALRLNIPVIFVSGGPMEAGKTKLASHGLDLVDAMVIAADSSASDEKVAEYERSACPTCGSCSGMFTANSMNCLVEALGLALPGNGSTLATHSDREQLFLQAGRTIVDLCQRYYGDNDDSVLPRNIANFKAFENAMTLDIAMGGSTNTILHLLAAAQEAEIDFDLRDIDRLSRHVPQLCKVAPNIQKYHMEDVHRAGGIFSILGSLARGGLLHTELPTVHSKSMAEGIAKWDITQTDDEAVHHFFKAGPAGIPTQTAFSQSTRWETLDDDRENGCIRSVEHAYSQEGGLAVLYGNIALDGCVVKTAGVDESIHVFEGNAKIFESQDSAVRGILADEVKAGDIVIIRYEGPKGGPGMQEMLYPTSYLKSKGLGKACALLTDGRFSGGTSGLSIGHASPEAAAGGAIGLVQDGDKVLIDIPNRSINLLVSDEELAARRAEQDKKGWKPVEVRPRKVTTALKAYALLATSADKGAVRNKAMLDGI